The sequence AAGCTGCTCAGCGAAATCATCGCGAACGAGCGCAGCCTGCTCCGCGACCGCAACCGGCTCGCGGTGGCCGACCGCGCCAGCCTCAATCAGGCGATCCTGCTCTTTTCGCTGCTCGGCGCTGCCGCTGCGGTCATCGCGATCGGCGCCAGCTTCTCGCTGATCCGCGCCGAAGGTGAACGCCGTCTTGCGCGGCGCGAGCAGTTTGCCGAGAGCGACCGTGCGATGCAGCTCGAGGCGGCCGTCGAAGAGCGAACCGGCGAACTGGCGCAAGCGAACGAAGCGCTGCGGAGCGAGATGGTCGAGCGCGAAACCGCCGAATCGCAGCTTCGCCAGGCCCAGAAGATGGAAGCGGTGGGGCAGCTGACCGGCGGCATCGCCCATGATTTCAACAATATGCTGGCGGTCGTGGTCGGTGGGCTCGAACTCGCGCAGCGCTGGTTGCCGGGCACCCCGGAAAAGGCGCAGCGTCACCTCGCCAACGCGCTCGACGGTGCCAATCGCGCCGCCGACCTGACGCGGCGCCTCCTGACCTTTGCCCGCTCCGAACCCGCGCGCCCCGAAATGACCGCGATCGACGAATGTATCGCAAGCTTTGCACAGTTGATCGAACGCACGATCGGCGACCGCATTGCGCTGACGCTCGACCTTCAGGCCGATGGCCTCGCTTGCTGGGTCGACCGGCAGCAGTTCGAAAACGCGCTGCTCAACCTTGCGGTCAACGCACGCGACGCCATGAACGGCCACGGGTCGTTGACGATCCGGACGCTCGACGACGGCGAAGGCAAGGCGCTGGCCGTGCAGGTCATCGATACCGGGTGCGGCATGTCGCCCGAGGTGCTCGAACGCGTGTTCGACCCTTTCTATACCACCAAGCCTGCCGGCCAGGGCACCGGCCTCGGCATGAGTCAGGTCTTTGCCTTTTGCCGCCAGTCGGGCGGCGAGGTGCAGATTGCGTCGACCGAGGGCGAAGGCACGAGCGTCGCCATGCTGCTTCCGATCGCAAAAGCCGAGACCGATGTCGCAGCCGACATTCTCCCGAGCGAAATGGCCGGCCCCGAAGCACCCCTCGACGCGCTGAACATCCTTGTCGTCGAGGATGACGCCCGCGTCCTCGCCGCGACGGTCGATGCGGTCAGCGAACTCGGCCACACCGCCGTCGCATGCGGCAACCCGCTTCAGGCCGAAGCGCTTGTCGAAGAACGGATGGCGGGGGGAGAGAAAGGTTTCGACCTGATACTCTCGGATGTTCTGATGCCCGAACTCACCGGCCCCGAAATGGTCGCTCAGTTGAAACAGCGCTGGCCCGAACTGTCGGTCCTGTTCGTGACGGGCTATGCGGGCGATGCGAGCGAGGACGCCGCGTTCGGCGACCATGACGTGCTGAGAAAGCCCTTCACGCTGACGGCGCTCGACCAGGCGATCCGGCGTCGCGGCGAACCGCGACCCGAGGGCCAGCGCCTCGCGAGCTGATCAGCGTATCGCGCCGCCCCGGATCAGGCGGGGCACCAAAGTCAACGCGGCGACGAGCGGCCAGCGACGCTGCCATGGCTTGATCTCGATCTTCGTTCCCGCGTGACGGTTGATCTTCCACGCGAGATAATCGATCCCGCCAGCATAGGTCAGGCTGGCCTTGGCAAGCCGCGCGATGCTGAGCGCCTTTCCCTCGAACCGCCGCAGCGCCCAGCCGCCGTTTTGCGCATCGGCGGGGATCGCATCGATCGCAGGGCCGCTGAAACGACCATAGCGTTCTGCATCCGCATCGACCACCGATTGCGCACGGCCCGTCCGTTCGGCGCGCAATTCGACCGAATAGGTGAGCGAAAAAGCGCGACGCCACCAATCGAGCGGTGCCTCGCCTTTGACCCGGCCGGCGGCGGCAAGCAACGTCGGCGCCGCGCGCGAAACCGCAGTTATCGCACGGTCGCTCGCCGTGTCATCGACCGCCCAGACCAGCCGCGACGGCTGTGCGAAGCGTGCCCAAACGGAAACATTTCGCGTTTCGGCGCCGTTCAGCCGGTCGAAGTCGGCTTCGCTGAGCACCGCATATTTGGCGATCAGCCCGCCGTGCTGGAAGGGAAAGACATTGGGCGGAATCAGCCGGTTCGCAACCGCCATCCAGCGTTTGGGATAAGCGTCGCCATAGTCGGACACGATCAGGTAGAAATCGAGCATCAACCCGTCGAGTTCGGCTTCGCGCAGGCAGCTGCCGTAGAAAAGAACCGCGCGCGCGCTTCCCGGATATTCGGCCGCAATTGCCTGCGCCATCGCGGTGACGCGCGGATCGACCGGGATCGCGAGTTCTTCGCGGACGAGTTCAACTAGCGCAGGCATGAAGGGATCAGGCGGCGAGGCGAAGGAAGGGAACCGGCTGCGTCGAGGTCAGGATAATCGGCGCACCATTTTTTGCCTGGAAGATTTCGCCGTCGAGAATGACGTTCGAGCGCTCGCCCTCGATGCGGATTTCGTCGCCCTGCTGGAAATGCACGCCGTCGAGCTGCTTTTGCCCCAACGTCCCGCGCCAGGTCGCACCGAGCATACGGAACAGCGCGCCGACATTGCTGTCGGTCGCGAGCAATTTCATATTGCCGTTCGTGCCATAGGCTTCGCTGGTGCGAATGCTGAGCAGCAATTTCTCCAGCGTCGTGACGATCAGCAGCGAGAATTTGCCCTTGAATTCGCCCTGACGGATCAGCGAGACGGTCATCGGTTGGGGCTTCGGCGGCAGACGCCCGCCGCCGATACCGAAAATGATCGCGAACAGCCCGAGGATCGCCGCAAGGAAATGGGACAATCCATTGGGCAAGCCAAGCGGATAGATGCGATTGCGGCAATAGAGCATCACATCGGCCAGATAGGCGCCGCCAAGGAACATGCCGAGCACCGGCCGCTCTTCGCCGCCGCTGTCGAGCGCGATCAACTGACGTTCGATCACATGATCCTCAAGCCGGCCGCTTTCGACCAGTTCGACGACACGCTGCAGCGCCTTGATCGGATCCCCCTCGGCACCGAGGTCGAGCGCGATCAGATTGGTCTTTCCGTTCGGCAGCACCGCGACCGGCGGCGGCGAACCGCCGAAATGGTCGCCCGAATAGATTTCGGTCAGCGCGGCCTGCACCGTACCGTCGCCGCCATTGATGACGACGACGCGCGGCCCGACCATTGCCATCGTGCGAATGGCCTTTTCGATCTGGTCGACGTCCTCGACCTCATAATGAAAAATATCGGGGTGCGCCGCGCAATATTCGCGAACCTGCGGCAACAACGAGCGATTGCCCGTCGAGCGTGGATTCGAAAGGAGCGCGACGCTAGCCATTGCCGATCACATATATTTCATCGAAATGGAGATCGTCTTGGGCGAGTCTCCGACCGAAAATGCCGTCTTCCTGTAACTCGGCTTGCCGAGGTTGAAGACGTTGATGCTGGGATTGTTCGACAT is a genomic window of Sphingopyxis sp. YR583 containing:
- a CDS encoding ATP-binding protein, which codes for MPVFERDIDSENDGRRERIRFWLTIVLGAVLTGIVGALVLLLAQANDNYDRSLGWQTQSMEVISQTRSVDAAIARAEAALGRFAVGLQKEDGRVYEYQWGRARQFLTQLRRNVRDNPKQMALVEQLTREMDSRGALLGDAALSANYNQTVAAISKYYAAGKGQGVSQIDKLLSEIIANERSLLRDRNRLAVADRASLNQAILLFSLLGAAAAVIAIGASFSLIRAEGERRLARREQFAESDRAMQLEAAVEERTGELAQANEALRSEMVERETAESQLRQAQKMEAVGQLTGGIAHDFNNMLAVVVGGLELAQRWLPGTPEKAQRHLANALDGANRAADLTRRLLTFARSEPARPEMTAIDECIASFAQLIERTIGDRIALTLDLQADGLACWVDRQQFENALLNLAVNARDAMNGHGSLTIRTLDDGEGKALAVQVIDTGCGMSPEVLERVFDPFYTTKPAGQGTGLGMSQVFAFCRQSGGEVQIASTEGEGTSVAMLLPIAKAETDVAADILPSEMAGPEAPLDALNILVVEDDARVLAATVDAVSELGHTAVACGNPLQAEALVEERMAGGEKGFDLILSDVLMPELTGPEMVAQLKQRWPELSVLFVTGYAGDASEDAAFGDHDVLRKPFTLTALDQAIRRRGEPRPEGQRLAS
- a CDS encoding diacylglycerol/lipid kinase family protein, which codes for MASVALLSNPRSTGNRSLLPQVREYCAAHPDIFHYEVEDVDQIEKAIRTMAMVGPRVVVINGGDGTVQAALTEIYSGDHFGGSPPPVAVLPNGKTNLIALDLGAEGDPIKALQRVVELVESGRLEDHVIERQLIALDSGGEERPVLGMFLGGAYLADVMLYCRNRIYPLGLPNGLSHFLAAILGLFAIIFGIGGGRLPPKPQPMTVSLIRQGEFKGKFSLLIVTTLEKLLLSIRTSEAYGTNGNMKLLATDSNVGALFRMLGATWRGTLGQKQLDGVHFQQGDEIRIEGERSNVILDGEIFQAKNGAPIILTSTQPVPFLRLAA